From a region of the Emcibacteraceae bacterium genome:
- a CDS encoding Rid family detoxifying hydrolase, whose translation MEIKFIDGAPDAIGPYCHAVRTGNLVYCSGQTPLDPETMTLTGDTIEEQTARVFENLKIVLAGCGLTLENIVKTNVYLRDMDDFGGMNKVYAEKMGDHRPARTTIAVKKNPLDAMVEIECIAEAK comes from the coding sequence ATGGAAATAAAATTTATTGATGGTGCACCTGATGCCATTGGCCCATACTGCCATGCGGTTCGGACAGGTAATCTGGTTTATTGTTCCGGGCAGACCCCACTTGATCCCGAAACGATGACGCTAACAGGCGACACCATCGAAGAACAAACCGCGCGTGTCTTTGAAAATCTGAAAATCGTCCTGGCGGGTTGCGGCCTGACACTTGAAAATATCGTAAAAACGAATGTATATCTCCGTGATATGGATGATTTCGGCGGAATGAATAAAGTTTATGCTGAAAAAATGGGCGATCATCGCCCCGCCCGAACCACCATTGCGGTCAAGAAAAACCCATTGGATGCGATGGTGGAAATTGAGTGTATTGCTGAAGCAAAATAG
- the ilvD gene encoding dihydroxy-acid dehydratase produces the protein MPEYRSKTSTHGRNMAGARALWRATGVTDKDFGKPIIAVVNSFTQFVPGHVHLKDLGQMVAREIESHGGIAKEFNTIAVDDGIAMGHDGMLYSLPSREIIADSVEYMVNAHCADAMVCISNCDKITPGMLMASLRLNIPTVFVSGGPMEAGKTEGINHGLDLVDAIIMGVDPNVDDETVAKVEQSACPTCGSCSGMFTANSMNCLTEALGLSLPGNGSALATHSDRRQLFLGAAKTIMNITKQYYHHDDKSVLPRSIASFNAFENAMALDIAMGGSTNTVLHLLAAASEAECDFTMKDIDRLSKKIPNICKVAPATQNYHMEDVHRAGGVIAILGELEKAGLIHRDCSTIQGRSIGEVIDYFDVNRSPADDVAEFYKAAPGGVRTTEAFSQSERFNTLDLDRAEGCIRSVENAYSKDGGLAVLQGNIALDGCIVKSAGVAEENFTFRGPAHVFESQDSAVEGIISGKVKAGEAVVIRYEGPRGGPGMQEMLYPTSYLKSMGLGTKCALITDGRFSGGTSGLSIGHVSPEAASGGAIGLIENGDMIDIDIPNRIIRVDISDADLEKRREAMDAKGDDAWKPTEKRARVVSKALKAYGLMATSADKGAVRRIDHL, from the coding sequence ATGCCTGAATATCGTTCCAAAACCTCAACCCATGGCCGTAATATGGCTGGTGCCCGTGCGCTGTGGCGCGCGACCGGTGTGACAGACAAGGATTTTGGAAAACCGATTATTGCGGTCGTAAACAGCTTCACCCAATTTGTGCCGGGACACGTTCACTTAAAAGATCTTGGCCAGATGGTTGCCCGTGAAATTGAAAGCCATGGTGGCATTGCAAAAGAATTTAACACTATCGCTGTCGATGATGGCATTGCCATGGGTCATGATGGGATGCTTTACAGCCTGCCTAGCCGCGAAATTATCGCCGACAGTGTTGAATATATGGTCAATGCCCACTGTGCAGATGCCATGGTCTGTATATCCAATTGCGATAAAATCACCCCGGGTATGCTGATGGCCTCGCTTCGGCTTAATATACCGACCGTGTTTGTTTCCGGCGGTCCGATGGAAGCCGGAAAGACAGAAGGCATTAATCACGGACTTGATCTTGTCGACGCCATTATCATGGGTGTTGATCCTAATGTTGATGATGAAACTGTGGCAAAAGTTGAACAGTCCGCCTGCCCGACCTGCGGTTCCTGCTCCGGCATGTTCACGGCTAACAGCATGAACTGCCTGACCGAAGCTCTGGGGCTTTCCCTGCCTGGTAACGGCTCCGCCCTAGCCACCCATAGTGACCGCAGGCAGCTTTTCCTGGGCGCGGCAAAAACCATCATGAATATCACAAAGCAATATTACCACCATGATGATAAAAGCGTGCTTCCCCGCTCAATCGCGTCATTCAATGCTTTTGAAAATGCCATGGCCCTTGATATTGCCATGGGAGGATCAACCAACACGGTTCTGCACCTGCTTGCCGCCGCAAGTGAGGCAGAATGCGATTTCACCATGAAGGATATTGACCGGCTTTCAAAAAAAATTCCCAATATCTGTAAAGTGGCACCGGCCACACAAAATTATCATATGGAAGACGTCCACCGTGCCGGTGGTGTCATCGCCATTCTGGGTGAGCTGGAAAAAGCCGGCCTTATCCACCGGGATTGCTCGACCATTCAGGGGCGCAGTATCGGTGAAGTGATTGATTATTTTGATGTTAACCGTAGTCCCGCCGATGATGTTGCCGAATTTTATAAGGCGGCACCGGGCGGCGTGCGAACAACAGAAGCCTTTTCACAGTCCGAGCGCTTCAATACTTTGGACCTTGACCGCGCAGAAGGTTGCATCCGGTCAGTGGAAAATGCCTATTCAAAAGATGGCGGTCTTGCCGTGCTGCAGGGCAATATCGCCCTTGACGGCTGTATCGTTAAATCCGCCGGTGTTGCTGAAGAAAACTTTACGTTCCGCGGGCCTGCCCATGTATTTGAAAGCCAGGACAGTGCCGTAGAGGGCATCATTTCAGGTAAGGTAAAAGCGGGTGAAGCCGTTGTTATCCGTTATGAAGGTCCCCGTGGGGGCCCGGGAATGCAGGAAATGCTTTATCCCACATCCTATCTAAAATCTATGGGACTTGGCACCAAATGTGCACTGATCACAGATGGTCGTTTTTCCGGCGGAACATCGGGTCTTTCCATCGGTCATGTCTCTCCCGAGGCGGCATCGGGTGGTGCCATCGGCCTAATTGAAAATGGCGATATGATAGATATAGATATCCCGAACCGCATTATCCGTGTCGATATCAGTGACGCTGACCTTGAAAAAAGGCGTGAAGCGATGGATGCCAAAGGCGACGACGCCTGGAAGCCAACAGAAAAAAGAGCGCGCGTTGTTTCAAAAGCGCTTAAAGCATATGGTTTAATGGCCACTTCAGCCGATAAGGGGGCAGTACGCCGAATTGATCATCTGTAA
- a CDS encoding low specificity L-threonine aldolase, whose protein sequence is MRSDNNSGVSPEILKAIMDENEGDAIAYGHDDVTVRSEEAFKKLFETDKLKAFNLISGTAANSLIIATLSPTYGAVFCHQDSHINCDECGAIEFQSGGAKLIPINGADGKIKVSELEEAIGRFTVGEAHHSQPSMLSIANVTEAGTVYTPDEVYELSCLLKKHNLKLHMDGARFANAVAKIGCSAAEMTWKAGVDALSFGATKNGALGAEAAIFFNDSEDGSFIYRRMRSGHLVSKMRFISAQIIAYTENDLWLKNAEHANAMAEKLFQGVKYASGIKFTYPVQSNVMFAEIEDGLRDRLWQAGFRFYTSNISGVKRSRLVTAFNTDPADIDRFIELVKN, encoded by the coding sequence ATGCGAAGCGATAATAATTCGGGCGTGTCACCTGAAATTTTAAAGGCTATTATGGATGAAAATGAGGGGGACGCGATCGCTTACGGTCATGATGATGTTACGGTGCGCTCAGAAGAAGCATTTAAAAAGCTTTTTGAAACGGATAAGCTAAAGGCCTTTAATCTTATTTCCGGGACTGCTGCCAATTCACTCATAATCGCGACATTGTCACCGACGTATGGGGCGGTTTTTTGTCATCAGGACAGTCATATCAATTGTGATGAATGTGGTGCTATCGAATTTCAAAGCGGTGGCGCAAAACTGATCCCGATAAATGGCGCTGACGGTAAAATTAAGGTTAGCGAACTTGAGGAAGCCATTGGCCGTTTTACGGTCGGGGAAGCTCACCACAGTCAACCTTCTATGCTCAGTATTGCCAACGTAACCGAAGCCGGTACCGTTTATACGCCGGATGAGGTTTATGAACTTTCGTGTTTGCTTAAAAAACATAATTTAAAACTGCATATGGACGGGGCAAGATTTGCCAATGCGGTCGCCAAAATTGGCTGCAGTGCTGCGGAAATGACCTGGAAAGCGGGCGTGGATGCCCTATCCTTTGGCGCGACGAAAAATGGCGCACTTGGTGCAGAAGCGGCAATTTTTTTCAATGATAGTGAAGACGGGAGCTTTATTTACCGCCGCATGAGAAGTGGGCATCTGGTTTCCAAAATGCGGTTTATTTCCGCACAAATTATTGCTTATACTGAAAATGATTTGTGGCTTAAGAATGCTGAACATGCCAATGCGATGGCAGAAAAACTCTTTCAGGGGGTTAAGTATGCGAGCGGAATAAAATTTACTTATCCCGTTCAGTCAAATGTCATGTTTGCTGAAATTGAAGACGGATTAAGAGATCGGCTCTGGCAGGCAGGGTTCCGGTTTTATACTAGCAATATTTCCGGGGTAAAACGGTCCCGTCTGGTTACGGCATTTAATACGGATCCTGCCGATATTGATAGATTTATTGAGCTTGTTAAAAATTAA